A single Drosophila miranda strain MSH22 chromosome XR, D.miranda_PacBio2.1, whole genome shotgun sequence DNA region contains:
- the LOC108165356 gene encoding circadian clock-controlled protein: MSVPSERGWSWLVAGLGLALAVSLVRGDDGFLTEPPDFIKECRIADRNFVNCSTQSIQQLFDKLNDGIPGLTSIKSFDPFHLNRIRISQGNSNAINLKVELANVKIVGFGHTHVLESQVFKKDYSWKTTFTLPVMKLKGDYSLFGRILLIPLNGRGQVFLDADNMTVTMHTKTRLYSKGGFTFYNVTNCRVDFKMDGLRSYFSNLFNGNKQLEDSTNKFFNDNWRMLADALYTVITQTIEDILLDVLKKIFHYIPANFFVSDIPTPEQLYGKAKPKPK, from the exons ATGAGTGTGCCCTCGGAACGTGGATGGTCTTGGCTGGTGGCTGGGCTGGGCTTGGCCTTGGCCGTTTCCCTGGTTCGAGGAGACGATGGGTTTCTCACAGAGCCGC CAGATTTCATAAAAGAGTGTAGGATAGCCGATAGGAACTTTGTCAACTGCTCGACCCAGAGCATCCAGCAGCTCTTCGACAAGCTCAACGACG GCATACCCGGCCTCACGAGCATCAAGAGCTTCGATCCGTTCCACCTGAACCGCATCCGGATCTCGCAGGGCAACAGCAACGCGATCAATCTCAAAGTGGAGCTGGCGAATGTCAAGATCGTGGGCTTTGGCCACACCCATGTCCTGGAGAGCCA GGTCTTCAAGAAGGACTACAGCTGGAAGACCACATTCACGCTGCCGGTGATGAAGCTCAAGGGCGACTACAGCCTGTTCGGGCGCATTCTGCTCATCCCCCTCAATGGGCGGGGCCAGGTGTTCCTCGACGCCGACAACATGACGGTGACGATGCACACCAAGACGCGACTGTACTCGAAGGGGGGCTTCACCTTCTACAACGTGACCAACTGCCGCGTGGACTTCAAGATGGATGGCCTCCGGTCGTACTTCTCCAATCTGTTCAACGGCAACAAGCAGTTGG AGGACAGCACCAACAAGTTCTTCAACGACAACTGGCGCATGCTGGCCGATGCCCTCTACACGGTGATCACCCAGACCATCGAGGACATTCTGCTGGACGTCCTCAAGAAGATATTCCACTACATTCCAGCCAACTTCTTTGTGAGCGACATTCCAACGCCCGAGCAGCTCTACGGGAAGGCCAAGCCGAAGCCCAAATGA